The DNA segment GCTTTAACGGCTCAGATAGATCTTTAAGCGCCCACTGCTTAGCGATATGTTGGCCGTACTCGCGGCATTCGCGCATCGCCTTACCGTCGGGGCGCCACTTAGTTTTCATGCCATAGGTCGTTTCAAAACCCGCATCAGTGAGGCGTGTATGAATACGGTCAACCGCACCACCATTCCAGCCAAAGCTCCCAAAAGCGGCGGCCTTCTTATTTTTAAAACGCAGGCCGGTGATCTCTTCAAGCATGCCCGCCACTTTCGGCATCATCACGTTATTCATGGTCGATGATCCCACCAAGATCCCTTTCGATCTAAAGATACTGGCGAGAATGTCATTTTTATCTTGGCGTGACACATTGAAGACTTTGACCGCAACACTAGGGTCAACATCATGGATCCCCTGCGCGATCGCATCGGCCATCATGCGGGTATTATTCGACATCGAATCATAGAAAAGCGTGATGCGATCTTCCTGGTAGTTATCTGCCCACTCGAGATACTGATGGATGATCTGTGCTGGATTGTCGCGCCACACGATACCATGTGAGGTCGCAATCATATCCACTGGTAAGTTAAAGCTTAAAACCTCATGGATCTTTGCGGTCACTAACGCGCTAAATGGGGTTAAAATATTGGAGTAATAACGCAGGCACTGATCCATTAACTCAGTTTGATCCACCTCATCGTTAAATAGACGCTCATCGCAATAATGCTGACCAAATGCATCGTTGCTGTACAACACTGCATCTCCAGTTTGGTAGGTCATCATGCTGTCAGGCCAATGCAACATTGGCGCTTCGATAAAGATAAGCTGCTTGCCATTACCGATATCCAAGCTATCGCCAGTTTTAACGATATTGAAATTCCATTCAGGGTGATGGTGATGACCTACGATTGAATCAACGGCATTTTCGGTGCAATAAATGGGGGTATTAGGGATCTTTGCCATTAAGGCCACCAGCGCACCAGAATGATCTTCTTCGGCGTGGTTTATGACGATGTAATCGATCTGATTAAGATCGATCTCCATCTCTAGGTTTTGAATAAACTGCTGGCTGAAGCGGTGATCGACGGTATCGATAAGGACAGTTTTCTGTTCACGAATAAGGTAACTGTTATAGCTGGTACCTTTGGTCATCTTATACTCGGTACCATGGAAGTCTTGTACTTCCCAGTCACGTTGCCCTACCCAATGAATATTGTTTTTGACATGGATTGTCATATTGCCACCTATTACTAAAATTTAATTAGTGCACTTACACTAAACCTGCATTAGTAATAGCAGTTAATGTGCCAATCTTTTATTTAATTGATTTTTAAGATTTAAAGTAAAAACCATCTATAAATCAATGTCTTTTTGATAGCACCGGTAACAGTCAAAATGACCGTAAAAATGTCATTAAGACAGTCGCAGGGAGCATTGTAATAGCCCCTACGCAAAACCACAGTCTTGATATAACTCTGTTCAGGTATATTCAAGAATAAGCAATAAAAAAGCCCCTAACCGTATAAAAGTATGGGGCTTTTAATCCGACGCCTTTTTATTACTGGTGCATCTTCTCAATTAAGGCTGCACGCGCATCGTAATCTGCTGTATGGCAACTTGAGCAGCTATCTTTAGAGGTATTCCAAGGCTGTACATACTTACCATCTTTTGAGAAGTTCTCTGGACTATCGGCTGGAAACTCCAAGTTAATTCTGAAGAAGTGCTTATCCTTAGGCATATGGCAGCTCTCACACTTAGCCACAAAGCTGTGTACCTCAAGCTCAGGCGTAAATGGCTTGTCATAGTGACAATCGACGCACTGCTTCACCATGGCATTCTCATGCCCAGGCTGGTCACTGTTGATCTTAGATTGATGAGGATTATGGCAAGTATGGCACGCCATATCCTGTTTCTTACCGGTGATCTCCCCAGTGTTGGCATCCATTCCTAATAGCGCATCACCAGCAACTCGTCCGCCAATATCATAAGGGATCGTACGGCCACCTATGCTATCACCACCAAAGTCTTGGTTATGCTCACTAATAAAGCTTGGGAACTTACGGTTGGTCTTCTTACTGTGACACTCAGAGCAAGTGATCGCCTTACCAAATGCCATATCTGCTTGCTGTAAATCAGAGGTGTAACGGCCCTTTGCAATACGATCAATATCATCTGCCGACTGTGACTTAATATGCTTATCACCGGCACCATGGCAGGCTTCACACTGGATCCCCGTCATCTCAAATGTACCTTCAATTCCCACAAGGCCATCTTGGTGATTTGGGTTTAAAGGTGAATCTGGTGTGTAATCCTTCCAACCCGTGGTATGGCAATGGCCACAATCAAAAGGATGCGAGTCCGGCTCACCACCAGGCGCATAACCTGAGATATGATCTATGCTAAAGTCCTCACCATTTTCAGGTAATATCGCACGAACCCCTGTCCCCGACAGAATATAGCCATTGCTATCTAGGTACATGGCAGTACGGTAATAGCCGCCAATAACATAGCTCACTTCCTCCCAGCTATTCGGTGTACCAACACTGTTATCAGCACCATGAAGCAACTCGACCGAACCTTCTAACGATGAGAATGGAAATTGTGGCGCTTCACCGTTTTCAATTTTGCTTAGCTTAAAATTATGACCCGTTTCTAAGAAGGTTGCCTTATCGGTGTGGCAGGTTAAGCAGGTTTGGCTACCAACATAGCTGCCAGTCTCAGCACTTTCAGTCACCTTAATTGTCACAGTCGAGTCATCTGTTTCACCCTGTGGATCGGCAACCGTGTAGCTAAACACTACTATGCCGGGTTTTTCTGGAGTAAATAGTAACTGGTTATCTTTAATTACTCCTTCTCCAGAGCCCTCCGTTAACTCAACCACTGTTAGCGTTAGCGCATCGCCATCAGGATCGGTATCGTTGGCAATGGCATCAACCATTACCGAAGTCCCCACAATCGCGGTAGCCGTTGTAGGTTGAGCTATAGGAGGGTTGTTATCACTTGGAGGAGGCGTCACAACATCATCATTGTCAGAGCCACAGGCGACCAATAAGGTGGCCATACTCGCGAGTAACACTCTTTTATAGCAAGCGTTTAAATTGTTCATCATGATATTCCCTGCAAATTCATCATTTTTTTATATTTGTACTGTTATTAAAGTCATCCCCGTTTCCGCAAACAAAAATGACTCTTCGATGAAAAAGACAAAAACAAACCAATATTCAATTGATTACACTTTATTCAAGTCGCAAAAGACCATCACGCAGAATTGAAGGCGTGAAAAGGATTATTGAAAAGTGGATTTCGTTTATCTCTATTTTACAAAATAGAAAATAGTCAATTCACGACCGCGGCGTAATGGATTTTTCGTCCACAAAATGGTGTTTTTCGTACCTAGTGACAACAATGTGAGCTTGATGGCTTTTTATCTATCAGCATCACTAAGTCATCAAATGATGTGAAGATAACGCTTAAGATAAAGCTGTGACTGCATTGTCTTTAAATTGAGAGGGAGTCAGCTGGGTGTGACGCTTAAAAAACTTCACGAAGTAGGTCACATCATCGAAACCTAACTCATAAGCAATTTCTTGAATTTTAGCGCTACCGATAATTAATCTGCGCTTTATCTCCAGAATGGCATGGGCATCAATCAACTGCTTAGCCGTTTGCCCGCTCGCTTGCTTACACATTTGATTGAGCGATTTATAAGAGATATGCAGCATCTCTGCATAACCTGATGCATCACGAGTATGAGCCGCATTACTCTCTATCAACAATAAAAATTGCTGAAAACGGTATGCCTGAGCTTCACTTAAATGCTGTGCATCGGTTTCTCTTTCCGTCGCCAAGGCTACCAGCAATGACGAAAATAAAAGCTGCACGAGTAACTGTGTTTCCGCTTCGCTCTCCTGTGCCTTATTGATCTCAAGCAGTAGACTATCGCAAGTCTCTACCAGCGATGAGCTAAGAGTCAAAAGCGGCTGCTGAGAACTCACTAGGTGAGTTGGTGTGAAAAAGGGAATCCGCATATTGGCTAAAATAGTATTTAAGAAGTCTTCGGTAATATTGATCATTTTACCTTTTGGGCGACTCATTAAATCGAAAGCATGTACTTGATGTTTATTGACAAAAACAAAGCTCCCTGGTTTAAACTGATGATACTTAAAATCAACAAAATGACCGCCTTGCCCTTCAGTAACATAAATAAAGCAAAAGTAGTTAATGCGGTGGGGCTTTGAGGGGCAAAAGTTACACTTAGATAGCTTGGTATAAAACAACTCTAAATCTAATATTTCGACACCCGCTTTATGGATATTTGGGGCTCTAAAATCAACACTCGGGACACTTTTCATCTATCTCTTGCCATCAGTTCCCTTTCAAGCCACGCTAACATGCCAAGGCAAACTTTAGGGATAAAACGCTAATAACTACTTTAGTGAACTATCTAATGCCATAAGCTAATAATCAATAAAGACGCAGTGAAAATAAAACTCAGCTCTCAATCTAAAGCGATTACGAGCTCTCGATTACCCTCGTACCTCCACTACGGCCGATAATGGCTGTTTTTGATAGCGACTAAACATCGTCAGAGCAGGCTCACTCTCACCACTAAAGCCATTATCTAATAGAAAGTGTTCGTTGTAGAGCTTAGAGGAGGAGCGCTCAGGCTGATCGCAATAGAAAGTGACTATGGTATTGCCCGGCCCCATCTTAGCCGCCGCATAAAGGGCGCCCGCCACATTAAGCGCCGCACTGCTACCGAGTACGATGCCATCATGCTCTCTTACATGACGCGCGATGGCGACTAGGTCGAGATCCGGCAGGGTAATGGCTTTATCAATCTTTGCCTGTCGAAAGTTTTCGACGCTGCGCATGATGCCTATCCCTTCGGTAAAGGAAGTTCCACTAGAAACATATTCGCCGGTTTTTAAATAGTTATAGATCCCGGAACCATCGGGATCCACCAGCCAAGTCTGCAACTGTCTATTCTTGGTCGATAAGTAACGAGAATTACCCGCAATGGTGCCGCCGGTGCCGGCGACAGACACCAGAGCATCGATTTTTCCATGAGTTTGACGCCAGATCTCAGGCCCAGTATGAATAAAGTGAGCCTTGCTATTGCTGGTATTTTCAAATTGATCCGCCCACCAATAATCGCTGTTAGCCTCACCAAGACGCTTAGCCGTATGATAGAAATGATCTGGATTAGCAAAGGGACAGGCATCCACTAACTTAAGCTCAGCATCGTACAGGGAGATCATTCGCTCTTTTTCGTGCGCCTGACCTCTTGGCATCACCACCAGCATCTTAAAGCCTAACGCTTTTGCGACCAACGCCAGGCCTATTCCAGTATTTCCAGCCGTGCCTTCAACGATAGTCATGCCGGGGGTTAGCTTTCCGCTGGCAATGGCATCTTGGACCATCTGCAGGGCGGCGCGATCTTTAATTGAACCACCGGGGTTTTGCTGTTCGCATTTAAGCAATATCTCACAGCCACTCAACTCACTCAGACTGTTGATTCGTAACAGATCAGTATTGCCGATGAGTTCAGTAATATTACCTGAGATCCCTGATTTTACAGGGGAAGAGTCGTTATCATTTACAGCGGAAGATGACATAGATGGCTATCTCAGTTATTGGCTCTCATTCAATATTAGGCACAGTTCACCTATAAGCCAAACCTGTGGCTCCATGATACTTCAGTTAACTGAGGATCAGTATTGCTTTGCCGCAATACTGATTAACTCGCTAAGATTAGCTATCGACCCCCAACCGTTAATTACACCCAGCCCAACTCGCGAAACTTTGCCAAGGTCTTACAGAAGTATTGCATCTGCGCGGGTGTGCCGATAGAGAGACGGTTCCAGCCTTCACCATGGTTAAATGGGCGGCCGACCAAAATGCCTGCCTTTGCCATGCGTTGCATATACAGCCCGCTATCGCCATTAACTTTGTGAAAGATAAAGTTAGTCTCGCTCGGTAGATAATCTAAACCAAGCTCGCTTAGCTGCTGATATACCAAGGCTTTGGCTTGACTGTTTGATTGCAAACTCAACCCTAGCCACTGTGAACTCTCGAGGCTAGCCTTAGCCGCGACGCAGCCGATTAGATTGGCATTATCGATACTTGCCTGCGCCTGCATCGCCTTAATGAGCTCGCTATGCGCCACGCCGTAACCGACACGTAGCCCAGCAAGGGCGTAGATTTTTGAGAAGGTTCGACACACCACAATATGTGACTGACCTTGCTTCACCCGTTCAACCGCAGACACAAACCCAGCTTGAGCGACATACTCCACATAGGCCTCATCAATGATAAAGCTTAGTTGACTCGATGCCTTATCTAACCACTGATTCAGCTCACTCTGTGGTAATACTAATCCCGTTGGATTATTAGGGTTACACAGGTACACAATCGACGGGCCATTATGCTGAGCCACTTTTGCTTGCATCTGGGCTAAATCGGTTTGCCAGTCACCATCGAGCTTGACCTTGACCACAGGGATTCCACGCGCCATGGCGTAATCGATTATCACCCCATAACTTGGATCTGGCATCACCAACTGGCTATTGCTTTGCGCGAGGGCATCAAGCGCCATCTTAAGCACTTCAGAGGAGCCATTACCATAGATTAACTGCGACTCTATAAGCCCCAAATTGCCAGCAATACTCGCCATCAGCTCACTTCGGGCCGCATCGGGGTAACGCCAAGCATTGGGCAACGCATCGGTAACTGCTTGCTGGGCTTTAGGTGCCAAGCCGAGTGGGTTCTCATTAAAATTAAGCGGGATCGGCTCATCCGTACTCATCGAGGCCGATGCTAACGAACTTGCTGCAGTAGAGATTGAGGTTGAGCTGCAACCTAAGGTCGCTAAACTTGATGCGGCGGCACCTGCATATAAGAATTGACGACGACTTAACTTGAAAGAAGAGTTTTGCATACTTAGTTATTATTATTGAATTAATATATACACTAGATATTCTTATTAACGACTCACTATCGCTAGTCTAGCAGACTAGATTTGTAGCCAAGATCACACTTTTTCATACACCTAATCCTATATAAATAAAGAATAAATTAGCTATGTATTTATTGCGTAAAAAAGCCCCGTCACATCGACGAGGCTTTAGCGTGTTCATGCTATACAATCATAGCATTCACGATTAACGAGCAAACCAGGCATCTTGCCACGCACTACCTGTACCTGGCGCATAATGACTCGCAGCGCCACTACACCAGCCGCTGTTTGGCCAAGGTAGGCACTCATATACACCGCCAGCATTAGTGACTACGTCACCCGCTTGGTAATTTGTGCCTGCCGCGTAAGCTGGATAGTCGCCGCCCTCGCTATCTTCTTCAACCAAGCTAATGCTAGTACGACGAATCAGTTCCTGTTCTGGTGCGCTCACTACGACTTCATAGCTGCCTGCCGCTAAATCCGTTGCAGATAGAGTCATAGCTGCTGAGCTAGCTACGCTGACTTCACTACTTGCAAACACAGTGCTGCCTTGCACTAAGCTAGCATTAACTACCATAGTTTGGTTAACGCTAGCGCTAAACTCAATAGACACACTGCCTTGCTCAAGCACATAGCGCGGTGCAATACCGCTTATATCAAGTGTCGGCTTTACCACTGGCGGCAGACCACCATCACAATCGCTATCACCTTGGGCTTTCCAAACGCCCCACTCACCTGTGGTACCCGGCTCATCACCTTGAGTCCACCAGCCCGCTAACCAGCTCTTACTAGCATGGCTTACTGTTTCACCGCCAAGATAGGTGGTTGTCGCATCCCAAGCGTTATCGCACACCGCGCCCTGCTCTTTTACTGTGATGGTTCGTAACACCTCAACTTGCTGAGCTGCACTATCACTGACGCGATAGGTTAGTAGGTACTGACCTACGCTGCTGGTATCCACATCACCTTCGACACTAACTTGCGCCGTTAGGTCACCATCTTCGGCGTCGATAGCACTCACGCCCGCTAATGCATCGAAAACACTGCCCAGTAATACGCTAGCGTTGGCGACACCCTTAAGCTCAGGTTTAGTGTTGTATACCTCTACCGTGCGCACCTGCTCAGTTAGGTTGTCATCACTATCACTTACGCGATAAGTCAGTGCATACAAACCTAAGGTCAGAGTATCGACCGAGCCTTCAACTTGAATACTTGATGTGATGTCACCATCTTCCATATCACGAGCATTTACGCCCGCCAGTGCATCAAACTCTGCGCCTAACTTAACGCGAGTGTTGCTAAGCCCTGAGAAAATTGGCTTACCGTTATCTGGCTCTGGCGGCAGAATATCTTGACCATGAATGAATGGACCATAAGCCTTAATAAATGATTCGTTGTACGCCTGACCCGCAGAGCTCTGTCCCATATCCCAGTTAACCGACCAAGTCATCACACCACGTAGCGGCTGACCCTGCGCTTTTAATTGCTCAAATGCCGCATATAGCTTTTGCGGCTCATTGATATAACCCGTTGCTGCGGCGTCGATATTAGTTGGAATACCAAACACTAACTTATCGTGGGGGATCTTGGTAAAGCCGTTGGTGCCGTTAGATAAGGCATCGGCAATATGATAGATAAACTCCTGCTTAAGGTTATCGTTGTTTTGCGCAACCCAACCTAGCCCCTCGATATAGATACCATCGCCGCCTTGGTTATAAAACTGTGGGTTAATCCAGTCATAATAGCCCTCTAGCGCGGTGATATAAGGCACATACTTACCGCCTGTTGTCAGGTACGGAAATTCTGGCGCCATGGTGATCAAGAAGTTTTTGCCCTGCTCACGGTAGTAATCTTTAACGATACGCAGCGCCGCAGGAATAACGGTTTGGTTGTCTGCAGCGGTCACCGCCGCTTGCTCTAAATCGATATCTAGACCATCAAAGCCATAGACTTCGACAAGACGAATAATCTCA comes from the Shewanella halifaxensis HAW-EB4 genome and includes:
- the norV gene encoding anaerobic nitric oxide reductase flavorubredoxin — encoded protein: MTIHVKNNIHWVGQRDWEVQDFHGTEYKMTKGTSYNSYLIREQKTVLIDTVDHRFSQQFIQNLEMEIDLNQIDYIVINHAEEDHSGALVALMAKIPNTPIYCTENAVDSIVGHHHHPEWNFNIVKTGDSLDIGNGKQLIFIEAPMLHWPDSMMTYQTGDAVLYSNDAFGQHYCDERLFNDEVDQTELMDQCLRYYSNILTPFSALVTAKIHEVLSFNLPVDMIATSHGIVWRDNPAQIIHQYLEWADNYQEDRITLFYDSMSNNTRMMADAIAQGIHDVDPSVAVKVFNVSRQDKNDILASIFRSKGILVGSSTMNNVMMPKVAGMLEEITGLRFKNKKAAAFGSFGWNGGAVDRIHTRLTDAGFETTYGMKTKWRPDGKAMRECREYGQHIAKQWALKDLSEPLKQNIVNREQPKADLAVESFTPELSECEPIGTSVESGNQRMLCTVCNWIYDPAIGEPNQGVTPGTTWADIAEDFLCPECGLGKDVFQPIAGV
- a CDS encoding Ig-like domain-containing protein, with product MMNNLNACYKRVLLASMATLLVACGSDNDDVVTPPPSDNNPPIAQPTTATAIVGTSVMVDAIANDTDPDGDALTLTVVELTEGSGEGVIKDNQLLFTPEKPGIVVFSYTVADPQGETDDSTVTIKVTESAETGSYVGSQTCLTCHTDKATFLETGHNFKLSKIENGEAPQFPFSSLEGSVELLHGADNSVGTPNSWEEVSYVIGGYYRTAMYLDSNGYILSGTGVRAILPENGEDFSIDHISGYAPGGEPDSHPFDCGHCHTTGWKDYTPDSPLNPNHQDGLVGIEGTFEMTGIQCEACHGAGDKHIKSQSADDIDRIAKGRYTSDLQQADMAFGKAITCSECHSKKTNRKFPSFISEHNQDFGGDSIGGRTIPYDIGGRVAGDALLGMDANTGEITGKKQDMACHTCHNPHQSKINSDQPGHENAMVKQCVDCHYDKPFTPELEVHSFVAKCESCHMPKDKHFFRINLEFPADSPENFSKDGKYVQPWNTSKDSCSSCHTADYDARAALIEKMHQ
- a CDS encoding AraC family transcriptional regulator — encoded protein: MKSVPSVDFRAPNIHKAGVEILDLELFYTKLSKCNFCPSKPHRINYFCFIYVTEGQGGHFVDFKYHQFKPGSFVFVNKHQVHAFDLMSRPKGKMINITEDFLNTILANMRIPFFTPTHLVSSQQPLLTLSSSLVETCDSLLLEINKAQESEAETQLLVQLLFSSLLVALATERETDAQHLSEAQAYRFQQFLLLIESNAAHTRDASGYAEMLHISYKSLNQMCKQASGQTAKQLIDAHAILEIKRRLIIGSAKIQEIAYELGFDDVTYFVKFFKRHTQLTPSQFKDNAVTALS
- a CDS encoding cysteine synthase A — protein: MSSSAVNDNDSSPVKSGISGNITELIGNTDLLRINSLSELSGCEILLKCEQQNPGGSIKDRAALQMVQDAIASGKLTPGMTIVEGTAGNTGIGLALVAKALGFKMLVVMPRGQAHEKERMISLYDAELKLVDACPFANPDHFYHTAKRLGEANSDYWWADQFENTSNSKAHFIHTGPEIWRQTHGKIDALVSVAGTGGTIAGNSRYLSTKNRQLQTWLVDPDGSGIYNYLKTGEYVSSGTSFTEGIGIMRSVENFRQAKIDKAITLPDLDLVAIARHVREHDGIVLGSSAALNVAGALYAAAKMGPGNTIVTFYCDQPERSSSKLYNEHFLLDNGFSGESEPALTMFSRYQKQPLSAVVEVRG
- a CDS encoding pyridoxal phosphate-dependent aminotransferase, coding for MQNSSFKLSRRQFLYAGAAASSLATLGCSSTSISTAASSLASASMSTDEPIPLNFNENPLGLAPKAQQAVTDALPNAWRYPDAARSELMASIAGNLGLIESQLIYGNGSSEVLKMALDALAQSNSQLVMPDPSYGVIIDYAMARGIPVVKVKLDGDWQTDLAQMQAKVAQHNGPSIVYLCNPNNPTGLVLPQSELNQWLDKASSQLSFIIDEAYVEYVAQAGFVSAVERVKQGQSHIVVCRTFSKIYALAGLRVGYGVAHSELIKAMQAQASIDNANLIGCVAAKASLESSQWLGLSLQSNSQAKALVYQQLSELGLDYLPSETNFIFHKVNGDSGLYMQRMAKAGILVGRPFNHGEGWNRLSIGTPAQMQYFCKTLAKFRELGWV
- a CDS encoding immunoglobulin-like domain-containing protein, coding for MKSLKLNLLGASIALAMGAVSAPAMANGVDMINPQAGVVVGYWHNWCGGAGYKGGVAPCVTLTEVDPQYNVVDVSFMKVYGAVGTIPTFKLDPEIGLTEAQFIEQIGELNRQGRSVLIALGGADAHIELRSGQEQALASEIIRLVEVYGFDGLDIDLEQAAVTAADNQTVIPAALRIVKDYYREQGKNFLITMAPEFPYLTTGGKYVPYITALEGYYDWINPQFYNQGGDGIYIEGLGWVAQNNDNLKQEFIYHIADALSNGTNGFTKIPHDKLVFGIPTNIDAAATGYINEPQKLYAAFEQLKAQGQPLRGVMTWSVNWDMGQSSAGQAYNESFIKAYGPFIHGQDILPPEPDNGKPIFSGLSNTRVKLGAEFDALAGVNARDMEDGDITSSIQVEGSVDTLTLGLYALTYRVSDSDDNLTEQVRTVEVYNTKPELKGVANASVLLGSVFDALAGVSAIDAEDGDLTAQVSVEGDVDTSSVGQYLLTYRVSDSAAQQVEVLRTITVKEQGAVCDNAWDATTTYLGGETVSHASKSWLAGWWTQGDEPGTTGEWGVWKAQGDSDCDGGLPPVVKPTLDISGIAPRYVLEQGSVSIEFSASVNQTMVVNASLVQGSTVFASSEVSVASSAAMTLSATDLAAGSYEVVVSAPEQELIRRTSISLVEEDSEGGDYPAYAAGTNYQAGDVVTNAGGVYECLPWPNSGWCSGAASHYAPGTGSAWQDAWFAR